In Rhodothermia bacterium, the following are encoded in one genomic region:
- a CDS encoding HEAT repeat domain-containing protein yields the protein MKNLRWLGIFMLWMSNTLLMAQPMTITDRLPDGLLGRPELQDIVAAQAERNAQKIFPLLTSKTPAIRARAAFSLASIQDSLATPLLLALLKDPVSSVRADVAFALGQTADSTVSNALLMAFAQEKDANVRQRLLEALGKKGSRSSLVEVASLVLPATLLHYQALAIARYGLRGHHHPKAVQKLMDGLRATSPELRQNAAYYFGRVRQTTAWVFVADQVRDIFDRLNQNDPALMYLAAGLGRLNDPQDLVRLRKISVASPDWRIRYNAVMAFAGRAQDEVVQQALFTSLSDQNEHVRMAAATVLMRTSQLSPSFDFDRRKGYFFQYPEDFRVSGLFLPLFAATEPTVIRTWLQDAATTTEAKRIGLGALGRATDQDSWQYLSQATQAENQTVATAAFEALASRWRSHKPDSLRTEAYFSVIQQALSRKKLPLSYAAVGLLADKRFKPFGSVNVLLGVFKEANLPNELEVATEALASLGKLGDTAALPLLRETTEHPHQVIREAATRALQNLTGEKRATTAKRTPNERPIDWEFLKKVGNNPTLRFETNKGVFHAHLLTEQAPQTVQTILQLVAEGRYSANTWHRVVSNFVIQAGDIQHAGGFGGPDFSIRSEFTRVPYQRGTLGMASAGKDTEGSQFFVTHSMQPHLDGNYTAFGYVPEREWPVVDAILQGDVIQKIVWVR from the coding sequence ATGAAAAATCTACGCTGGTTAGGCATTTTTATGTTATGGATGAGCAATACGCTGCTCATGGCGCAACCCATGACCATAACAGACCGACTTCCTGACGGCTTGCTGGGGCGTCCAGAGCTTCAGGACATTGTAGCGGCACAAGCAGAACGTAATGCCCAAAAAATTTTCCCACTTCTGACGTCCAAAACACCTGCAATCCGTGCAAGGGCTGCCTTTTCATTGGCTTCCATCCAAGATAGCTTGGCAACACCTTTGTTATTGGCACTCTTAAAAGATCCAGTCTCCAGTGTGAGGGCTGATGTCGCTTTTGCATTAGGCCAAACAGCAGATTCTACGGTAAGCAATGCTTTATTAATGGCTTTTGCACAGGAGAAAGACGCCAATGTCCGTCAAAGATTATTGGAAGCTTTGGGCAAAAAAGGGAGTCGTTCTTCGCTTGTAGAAGTAGCTTCTTTGGTATTGCCCGCAACGCTATTGCATTACCAAGCACTTGCCATTGCCCGATACGGACTCCGTGGACATCACCATCCAAAGGCCGTTCAGAAACTTATGGATGGTCTTCGGGCAACAAGTCCCGAATTACGCCAAAATGCAGCCTATTATTTCGGGCGCGTGCGTCAAACAACGGCTTGGGTCTTTGTGGCCGACCAAGTGCGCGACATATTTGACCGGCTCAATCAGAACGACCCCGCTTTGATGTACCTAGCTGCAGGATTGGGCCGTTTAAACGATCCGCAAGATTTGGTGCGCCTCCGGAAAATCAGTGTGGCATCTCCAGATTGGCGTATTCGGTACAATGCCGTTATGGCTTTTGCAGGAAGGGCACAAGACGAAGTCGTACAACAAGCGCTTTTTACTTCCCTGAGCGACCAAAACGAGCATGTGCGGATGGCGGCGGCTACCGTACTTATGCGCACTTCACAACTTTCGCCAAGCTTCGATTTTGACCGTAGGAAGGGCTATTTTTTCCAATATCCGGAAGATTTTCGGGTGTCAGGCTTGTTTTTACCACTTTTTGCGGCAACGGAACCAACCGTAATCCGCACATGGCTTCAGGATGCTGCCACAACCACAGAGGCCAAGCGAATTGGCTTGGGGGCACTTGGCAGAGCAACCGACCAAGATTCGTGGCAATATTTGTCCCAAGCCACCCAAGCCGAAAACCAGACTGTGGCCACAGCGGCCTTCGAGGCTTTGGCTTCGCGGTGGCGTAGTCATAAACCAGACTCTCTCCGTACCGAGGCTTATTTTTCAGTCATCCAACAAGCCTTAAGCCGTAAAAAACTCCCCTTGAGTTATGCTGCGGTGGGTCTTCTTGCGGACAAGCGGTTTAAACCATTTGGCAGTGTAAATGTATTGCTTGGTGTGTTTAAGGAGGCCAACCTACCGAATGAACTTGAGGTTGCAACCGAAGCACTCGCTTCATTAGGAAAATTAGGTGATACAGCAGCCCTACCACTCCTCCGAGAAACTACAGAACATCCACATCAGGTCATACGCGAAGCCGCCACCCGCGCGCTTCAAAACTTAACGGGCGAAAAAAGAGCCACAACAGCCAAGCGTACACCGAACGAGCGGCCTATAGATTGGGAATTTCTTAAAAAAGTGGGCAACAACCCAACCTTACGTTTTGAGACCAATAAAGGCGTTTTTCATGCCCATCTACTCACCGAGCAAGCACCGCAAACCGTGCAAACAATCTTGCAACTGGTAGCGGAAGGGCGATATAGCGCCAATACATGGCATCGAGTGGTGAGCAATTTTGTCATTCAGGCAGGCGATATACAACACGCCGGCGGGTTTGGTGGCCCCGATTTTTCCATCCGCAGCGAGTTTACACGAGTCCCCTATCAGCGGGGAACATTGGGAATGGCCAGTGCCGGAAAGGACACCGAAGGCTCCCAGTTTTTTGTCACCCATTCCATGCAACCCCATTTAGACGGAAATTATACCGCCTTTGGCTATGTGCCAGAACGCGAATGGCCTGTGGTGGATGCGATCTTACAAGGAGATGTCATCCAAAAAATCGTATGGGTTCGCTAA
- a CDS encoding DUF1569 domain-containing protein, with translation MPLPNIFTREVTDQLLQRLNQLTPASQPQWGKMNATQMLAHCNVSYEMAYENKHPKPNALMRFFIQLFAKQTVVGETPYKRNLRTAPMFVIGDDRNFETEKNRMIDYLNKTVELGESYFDQKESLSFGKLSITEWNNLFYKHLDHHLTQFGV, from the coding sequence ATGCCTTTACCCAATATTTTTACCCGTGAAGTAACAGATCAACTTTTGCAACGCCTCAACCAGTTAACACCCGCCTCACAACCACAATGGGGCAAAATGAATGCGACACAAATGCTGGCCCATTGCAATGTTTCCTACGAGATGGCTTATGAGAACAAGCATCCTAAGCCCAATGCCCTCATGCGCTTTTTTATACAACTTTTCGCCAAACAAACCGTCGTTGGGGAGACCCCTTATAAAAGAAACCTCCGTACCGCACCAATGTTTGTGATCGGCGATGATAGAAATTTTGAAACGGAAAAGAATCGAATGATTGACTACCTGAACAAAACGGTTGAATTGGGCGAAAGCTACTTTGATCAAAAAGAGTCTTTGTCCTTCGGCAAATTGAGCATCACCGAATGGAACAACCTGTTTTATAAGCACTTAGACCATCACCTAACCCAATTCGGGGTATAA
- a CDS encoding M28 family peptidase, with the protein MRILICFVLLMISGVYAQSPNRFFSVVRKELNGERAFETVSFVEKRWRLAGNTGFNESINHIEEKLKVAGFVLEAKAKPTNRLRYRIEKRPLQKPTWELVSASVTIDGTDKPLLDFTTNRNMVAINSASTPPEGLLAEVVYVGKGQATDFEGKEVSGKIVFGEGSLFGLYQRAISRGAIGVMAYGLPSYTQPEKNIHSIQFGSIPMSTAGDQKWGILLSYHARNRIMDAINRGNAKLHVKIATKSYNAEELTVVAEVLGREKPDERFVFSAHVQEPGANDNASGVGTLLEMARTTAQLVKKGTYKPNRTLTFLWGDEIVSTNRYIREDTLRARGIRWGMSLDMVGEDTAKTGGSFLIEKMPDPSAVWTRGEDKHTEWGGRPLKISEIVPHYFNDFVIDICKQQGKFANWAVNTNPFEGGSDHTPFLEAKKPGLLLWHFTDQFYHTDGDRLEMVSPKTLQNVGTCALVTALTLTTANQQTVRNAALMMVNTAHKRLNTEFALSKAAIQSGKKHEDEQLILETWRDYYINSIEKLTDMLNLPVSAATSQQIRAAQENIKQFTKEKLSQW; encoded by the coding sequence ATGCGGATCCTTATTTGCTTTGTATTATTGATGATTTCCGGTGTGTATGCCCAATCCCCCAATCGTTTTTTCTCGGTAGTCCGTAAAGAATTAAATGGTGAACGAGCGTTTGAAACCGTCTCATTTGTGGAAAAACGCTGGCGCTTAGCGGGCAATACTGGATTCAATGAAAGCATTAACCACATCGAAGAGAAGCTCAAAGTGGCTGGATTTGTATTAGAAGCCAAGGCAAAACCAACAAACCGTTTGCGGTATCGGATTGAAAAGAGGCCGCTACAAAAACCTACATGGGAGCTAGTTTCTGCGAGTGTCACCATAGATGGAACAGATAAACCCCTGTTAGACTTTACGACCAACCGCAATATGGTGGCCATCAACTCGGCTTCTACACCTCCAGAGGGCCTTCTCGCGGAAGTGGTCTATGTGGGTAAAGGCCAAGCGACAGACTTCGAGGGGAAGGAGGTTTCCGGTAAAATTGTCTTTGGAGAGGGCAGTTTATTTGGCTTATACCAGAGGGCCATATCACGCGGGGCGATTGGGGTGATGGCCTATGGCTTGCCAAGTTATACCCAACCAGAAAAAAACATCCATTCTATACAATTTGGAAGCATTCCGATGAGTACCGCTGGAGATCAAAAGTGGGGGATTTTGCTTTCGTATCATGCACGAAATCGGATCATGGATGCCATAAATCGTGGCAATGCGAAACTCCATGTAAAAATAGCCACCAAGTCTTATAATGCGGAGGAACTGACAGTGGTGGCCGAGGTTCTGGGGAGAGAAAAACCCGATGAACGATTTGTATTTAGTGCGCATGTGCAAGAACCGGGCGCAAATGATAACGCTTCGGGCGTCGGAACATTGTTGGAAATGGCGCGGACAACTGCACAATTAGTAAAAAAAGGAACCTATAAACCCAATAGAACCCTTACCTTTTTGTGGGGTGACGAAATCGTCTCCACCAATCGATACATCCGCGAAGACACCTTGCGGGCACGCGGAATCCGGTGGGGCATGAGCTTAGACATGGTCGGCGAAGATACCGCTAAAACCGGCGGCTCGTTCCTGATCGAGAAAATGCCAGACCCCTCGGCAGTTTGGACACGGGGAGAGGATAAACATACCGAATGGGGTGGACGACCACTCAAAATATCGGAGATTGTACCCCATTATTTTAATGACTTTGTGATAGATATTTGTAAACAACAAGGCAAATTCGCAAATTGGGCGGTTAATACCAATCCGTTTGAAGGAGGAAGTGACCATACGCCGTTCTTAGAAGCCAAAAAACCGGGCTTATTGCTCTGGCACTTTACCGACCAATTTTATCATACCGATGGCGACCGACTGGAGATGGTTTCGCCCAAAACCTTGCAAAATGTAGGGACGTGTGCTTTGGTTACGGCGCTAACCCTCACAACGGCTAATCAGCAAACCGTTCGAAATGCGGCGCTGATGATGGTAAATACTGCCCACAAGAGGCTTAACACCGAGTTTGCCCTCTCAAAGGCAGCCATTCAAAGTGGAAAAAAACATGAAGACGAGCAGTTGATCTTAGAAACATGGCGGGATTATTATATAAATAGCATCGAAAAGTTGACCGATATGCTCAATTTGCCTGTCTCTGCTGCTACCTCCCAACAAATCCGAGCCGCTCAAGAAAACATCAAGCAGTTTACAAAGGAAAAATTAAGCCAATGGTAA